Genomic window (Lycium barbarum isolate Lr01 chromosome 2, ASM1917538v2, whole genome shotgun sequence):
tagtatttattagtatattgttggtatatttacatatgttatataagtttataagtaaggtttatatatttactgactaacagcaatacagcatatacgtgtatatatatatatatatatatgcttaagttatactatatatacctaaaatatactaagaatatacttatatatatcaatatacttaggttatatatatatatatatatatatgttgaagttatatgtatactatattgacttataacttatatatatatgattaagttatatgtatactatacatacttatatattataacttaagttatttatagcttaatttttttctaagtttataaattcgtattttataaattaagcatatttatattataagtatattcttagtatattttagacatttttcaagtatataactttctagtttttaatttaagtagatgtatattataagtatattcttagtatattttaggtatattcctaacttagtataagtaaaaatatgaacacaagtaaatagaagaaagctcaatgagccatatattttattcattcttggataacatttatttgcaagttgtagtttttttaacttgcaaataatacatgagttgcaaagaaatagtagaataataaaatcaccaattctcaatcatttggttaatttcccccatatcatattcggtcatgaagatatcttcaaagtcttccatttggtctgctccacttgctatcaaatcttcaatctcttcctcttcgccttcctccgcttctaagttttggttgcgtcactccgatctaatccaatcacgaatgcacactagtacttgcaagctaagtccggataatgagtgtttatggttgttgtcttccttggctaaatgcactctccgaagccacggttgatacttgaaccgtaaggatatctcgagccattcttgagagtatcggatgacttgccttgtatttcttccaccatgttaagacgtccaaatcatctagttccttgatatccacatttggctgcatcaaataaaagtgatattcatcaaagtttgcattcaagaaggagttggatgtgaatgtaaaacttttaaatgcgacaaacccgacaagccctttttgctactttgagaagtagtagggcgtggagcaacgggtgtagcatgttcttccaaattagaataatgactaaaaacttttctaaactcgacatcaatagcgagttcggcttcagctaaagatggttcaactccctcttcaatttctaaaaatgtataaatttgattaaccaatgctttagtataagacacttttaaagaGAAAAGAGAagccaatataaataaagttggatgggaaaaaaatacttcttaaattttgttgtcatatcaaaaatagccgcttgataaccgggtttatatttatactcttgtaaaactctagctatttccgctaagtaggctaaaattccggttaccgtgggatagaattgtttagaaaaagcaagagttgcattataaaaaatttctaagagttcaacacattccttaacatcttcccaatgcgtaaaatttaaccaatcatcattattaatattatatttattgtgaacttgttgtatgggaatcctatactcatatgcttgttgtagcataatgtaagtgtagttccacctagtctcaatttctacttaaattttcctaggtctaaggttattttccacacaacaattcttaaaatctctaagtcttcccctattagcattacaaaaaagaaacgcaaccgcctctctaactttttgaatagaatcgtcaaaacacacaagaccatctttaacaatttagtttaaaatgtgacaactacatctcacttgaaaaatattttttagcggagggtttaattctctttttaaaagaccaatcgcctttgtattattagaagcattatctaaagcaatacaaagtgtttttctataaatgttaaaaaaatctcataatagtagacattgaatccgttAAAAATCTCTCATCGTGACGAcatttcccttcatcatataaaaaagctataattttttttttgcataacccaattatcatcaacccagtgacatgtaatagcaaaaaaatctaacttgttaagactaagacccaaatcagcagtAAGAGAaatattacaatttaaagaattaaatacatggcgcaaataaaatctatagtttttatacaaataaataacatccgctctacaagtacttctaggaataccctcaaataacggattataacaacgttgaatgtaagtaacaaaccccaaacccgaaagaaaggaaaatggtaaacaatcataagctaccattttagctatttctacacgctcttttttcttgtcatacttaaaaattttaccAGTTCGTGcgactacccccccccccccacacacacacacatttgaacccgtttgctctccccaaacatccatatgtttctttctcatatgaccatttagtgtatccgttccaccatccttactagttccttgcctaaaagcaaatacttgtccacaaagggtacatttagctgtttggctttccttatccttagtcataaattttcaaattttagcggttggcttacgagttctaggcggtttatcTTATGTATGTgcattgtgcaggacctgtatctcctatgggatttacgggggcttgtgtttcatcatcatcatcatcaatttcattaaaagtgtcggcataatgttgttgcattgtctcatgacctaaaagtggattatttccaccaacatcaatacctaaattaggtttttcttccacaaatgtttcctcattaaacccacccctaacaataccactactaccggcaccacgtctaaatctcttcgccattattaaatagaattaatttaaatcacactcaaataaatcacaagaaaataaattgcaacaaattaaattgctagaattaaattgcgtaaattaaattgcgaaaaataaagatagagttggatcgaaggtaccaaattgccgaacTAATTTTCAataaagtgaaggcggctagaattgcaaattcacaaaagctacttcggattgttgcaaaatcactaactccaccaacaatattataattgcaaaattaataattgaaactatcataagactttataatatttaattgagagaaatttaaagtggctaattgttgcaaagtaactataattgagagattgagagaaagagaagagtgaattggtgtggattaaaatagaaatggagaggggtttatataggggtgggggatgggttaaagtgttaaaaaaaatttggggggTTGGGGGCCAAAATGTGGGTTTGGGActgtttggcaacgaccatttttgcaaatgaactgttggccaacggtccaacagaccagcccaacggctacatttaaaaaaaaaaaaaaaatcgaccagttttaccggtttaaccagTTCCAGTTCCAAAAAAATCGAAATCGGACCGGTATTTAATAAACGGTTAATCGGAACCGGTTAACCTGttcaaccggttccggttccggttctgATTTTACCGGTCTGGTTACCTGTTTGAACCGGTTaacccgaaccggttgacggATTTAGTATGAATAACACGAAAGACTAGCTAGCTCTTCGCAATGTTTAGTATTTTGTCGAAGAAATTGCAcagtttgcccttcaaatgggcttgTCTTTAATTTTGGGAAAAGCACACAAACTACCCATACAAACAAAATACTCCTATTTACCATAATTTGGCCCCTTGTAATTTAATAACAGTCGCTGCCCCTTCCGAGAAAAATATTAATCCGAACAGTAGCGGCGGCAATTCCCCCAAATTGCGGCTGTCGGCTCCCAATtgttttttcttttgcttttcctGTTCTCCCTTTTATTTCCTTCATGCTCTTAATtggctcctttttcttttttgtttctctTAATTTTCATTTCCTTTTGTTTTagtttatcttcttctttttttatcccttttttatttttgtctttactcttatttttttattttaaagatTAAAAATACAAAGACACAAATACTAACTAGTTATTTTAGATTAATAGAGAAATTGAATAATTAGAATAAAACGAAAAATAATAGAAGAAAAATATTAAAGTTTTtagcttatttattaaaatttaaattaatagaaaatatagttttataattttttctcttttgcaaatgaaaaaaaaaattatatctaAAATATGActcaatttttttatatattttaacTTGATAAAACAGATATAAAAATTTAATGTATTAAAATTAagcttaaaatctttttttttttttgtatttttaataattctttttcttttgaagGAATGAACATGTCCTTTATGATAccttgtcagtatatgatatacttATTATATGGATATCATAAAGgactaagtatttttttttaaggaaGGAATCTTTATGATAttttgtcagtatatgatatataccatgtgagtatcatagaTGACTAAGCTTTTATTGAAGGAATAAATCAATCATCTATAATAtcttgtcagtatatgatatatcatgTGAGTCAGTCCTCGATGATACTCtattagtatatgatatataccatttgggtatcatagaggattgagttgTATTTTCTTGCGTATGAATCAATCTATGTGATACCAtattagtatatgatatatactatgTGAGAATCATAGACAGTTAAGCCCTTTTTTTAAGAATGAGTCGGTCCTCTATGACAttttgtcagtatatgatatataatgtggtcattcatcgatgatatcctgttAGTATATGATATGTACCATGTGGATATCATAGATAATTGAGTTGTGttttttttgaaggaatgaaccaatcctctatgataccctgtcagtaCATGATAGACCATATGAGTATCATAAAGGACCGAATAGTATTTTTTGAAAGAATGAATCAATCTTCTATGATACCCTGTCACTATATGATGTATACCATGCGGGTTTCATAGAGTATTGAGTTGTATTTTTCTTGAAGGGATGAATCAATCCTCTATGACACTGTATCAATATATGATATGTATCAGGTTGGTCTCATAGAAGATtgagtgtttttcttgaaagATTGAACTGTCAATCCTGTACGATatcctgtcagtatatgatatataccatgtgagtatcatagTGTACTGCAACGGTATACTTCAACTACTGTTGATTTGATATACTATATGCTAGAATGAATTGTTTTTTGagatatacaaaaaataaaataaataaaaagataatgtattagttattttttaaattgatataagaaaaaaaaaatataaagaagccaaAGGTGTGTAATATAGTATGATAAAAAGCAGGAAGTAAAGCAAAAAGTAATTTGAAAGAAATAAAATTAGAAAAGGATAAAAAATTAAATGAAAATCACCAGGaattaaaaaagaagaataaataaaaatagcTAAAAAGGTGAATGAAATTAGATTATGGAGAAAAAACTGAAATTAAAAAGAGaacaagaaataaataaataaataaataaataaataaataaataaaaaagaagaaaatagaaaaaaaaaatgaaaagaaaagagctagaattaaatatggaatcaaattatggtgaaaaaaaaaaagtagtatgATTTGGAAAAATATAAGTGaacaaaaaaagaggaaaaaaaaagaagagacaaTACTTATAAAAGATACAATGGCTTAAAAGATACAGTGGCTAAAAAGGGTAAATAGTTTTGGGGGTATGAAAGTAAAGGGGGCATGGAAGGATAATTATTTTGTGTATTGGGTATTGATGTTCTTTtccctttaatttttgccctggTATCATGAAACAACACCCATGGATGTGTTTGTCATCAATTTTGAAAGAGCTATATGCATTGCACTAGGCCGAATATTGCTTTTGCAGTTTGTAAACTGTCAAGATATACTCCTAATCCAAATAATGATCATTGGAGAGGTATAGTTAGGATACTTGGATATCTTAAAAGAACAAAAGAATTTTCTGTGTTACAAAAGATTTTGTAATTTGTTTTAGAAAGATATTGTGATGCTCGTTGGATAACTAATATTGGTAATAACAAGTCAACGTCAGGATGGATTTTCACTTATGCTTAACAGGGCATAAGTTCTCTAAGGGCGCGGCGCATAACTCATGAAATATtatgatgcaaaaatataaaatatataccCTGCGGAAAAGTTATTTTTCTTGAGGCGCAAAACTTAAAGACCTACATAAAATAGGCACAAAGTGCAAATGATCCTATTTTGTTAAGACGCATTAGGCCCAAAACTATGAGATGGACATCAGCCTTGTAATGGGCCTTATCGAGGAGTTGGGCTAATAAGTTTGGGGAAATAACTCATATATACAACCTACACATCTAGTTTGCAGCCGATATGGTATTATcgatgtatatacatatcatatagatCACCTTCCTCCATTTAAAATCCATTAACAATGAAAAATCAAGTCCAAGTCAAGCACCCATCAACACCACAATCTCCATTTCCCCTCAACAAACACAGAAGAACCAAGCAATAAAAAGAAGAATATGGTGTCAAAGACAACATCGGCAAGAGTCATCTCACAATGTTTATATTCCTTCTTCTTCAGTGAGATTCAAAATAAATCTTATCATCGTCGAAGAAATTGAGCTTATAAGTATTTAGTGTCACTTTAGAGATGAGAAATTACCCAttgaaaaatttgagaaaatgaTGTCAATAGAAACACTCAGTGGGACCAAAATCTTCATTCCAAGatctaaaaaaaattattactccAATCGTCAAAAACATCTTCGACTGACAAACCATTTGAACCCTAGCTACAAATGAAgaaaatagagagagagagagaactcaAGATTTCATGGATAGGGTGGAGAAACTTGGTATGGAGAAGAAGGTCTAGGAGGAGGGTTAAGAAAAAAGAGGAGTAAGTTTTAGCTATCTGGGAATAGGGTGTATGATTCATCGGATTGGGCCAAATTTAGTAAACTAGTCTACTGGACGGTACTGGGCTGTAGATTGAAATATTGTAACTTGAATTTCTGGCTCACTTTGTTTAGTAGAGTTTTGAGTTAACTGCTATTCGGGCAGATCATGGTTTTTTACGTTTTGAGTTGGGTATTTTTTCACGTTAAATCCTATGTACTTACCATTCCGCACTTCAGTACTTTTAGTTATTTGAACTGAATACTCATAAAAATCAGGTTTCATCTAGTCATGTCAACAGAACCTTAACTTTTAAAATAATCCATAATTTTAAAGGTTCAAAGTGTCACCAGAACCTTAAATTTTGAATTTATTGAATTTAAATCCAGAATCCTCTTCTCAATATTATAAACTCTACTTGGAAATAAGAATAtctactattcttttgtgttcttTGCTATATCCAGTATATATCAACCAACAGAAAACGAGATTTTTTATCGAGTACTACATTACAATATTGAACAAGATTTATTAATCAAATTCCTTCTGACAATCAACTTTTCTCACATCAAGCTCCATCCCCTCCTCACATTAGGGCCTCCCTTGAACATAAAACAAATTAAACCACATAAATTTGAACTGAATCCCCTGCCCACCGTTTcagttgttttatttttattagGCTGCAAAACCAGAGTATatatacatttttatttttctcaaacacccccccccccccccccccccatacaCACATTAATCCATTTCTAATTATTCTCTCGTTTTCTCATTTTAAGAAACCTCTTTGGTTCAACAGGGCTAACAACTTTTTTCTTCTGAGCTTCAACATCCTCCAAATCCTCATGATCCTCAAATTTGCTTATTAAAGACGGGTACTGAACATTTTCTCTGAAAAACTTGACGAGAACCAAATAAAGAGATATGGTAAAAACAGTAATTCCAACTAAATCCCAACTGAATTGTATATTTACTAATGACTTAGCTCTTTCAAGTGCTTCCTTGTCATGGCATCTAACCACTTTACGCCCGTCTTCCGTGTTCAGAAAACAACCTTTCGCGATAAAATCCTGGGTTGGACGTCATCGCGATTGCAACTCTTCTATCGTTTTCGCGAAAGTGAGCTTGACTGGACGTTATTTCCGTTCACAAAGCTGGGCAGGGTTCGAAGTTTCACTATCGCGGACCatctttcctttatctcattattTCATGTCAACAGTTGctgaaaatcatatttaattctGTTCAGCTAGTTTAACTTCTTACTCCTCTTATGACTTCAGTTGGGATCGTGCCTTTTAAGCCTTTATAAACCCATAAGACAACCTAAGTATCAAGTTTTATAGTGTTCTAGCAACTATTCACTAGAAAAAAACAGGGAAAGAAGTAGTTTATCAACATTTGCATTGATTAATGCAAAAAGGTTGAATCACACTAGATGATAAGAAAATTTCAGTAAAATTAGCCAAATAGATTAAATTGACCCCCCAGCCAATTATCGATTGACTgcttttttttcaaaagaaaactaAACACTCCAGTTCCCAGTCTGGGACCATGAGTGTAAATATTAACGTTGCGTTAGAGGGGGACCAAACAGAAAGAATTTGTTTTAAAAGTAGCAAATGCCTGTACATTTGAGATTACATGAAGCATCATACTCTCTTTGTCTCAatactatttcattttttttagtctgtctaaaaaaaTATAACCTTTCCTTAACTAGAaataacttaactttaaaattttcttttacctttaatgaaatgatttataacccCAAATTTTCaaggtttgttttagaccacaaattttaaaagtctttctttatttatttcttaaactttatgcTAAGTTAAATGAtactacataaattgggacggagggagcacAAAGGATAGTCTAGCTTATGAAGTCCTCCATCGAGAACTGGTTCTTGCTTGGTCTAATCCTGAATGCCACTAGTCCTAAGAAATCATTGATCTTCAATATGCAACTTTAACAAGACATTGGAATAAATTCGTTGAAGATTGTTTCCCTTTTAGTATTTTCTCCCGGTCCAAACTGGCATTCTACCATATTGCCTTCATGTGGATAATTTATCATGTTAatatacaatttttttaaaaattaatcggAAACATACCACGTACTAGGAACTAGTACATACATGTTTGTGAGAACCCCTAAAATATTACTGTAGTAAATATTAACTTcaaaatccataatttcaaagATCCAATTAGGTCAATAATTAGAATTTTAAATTTTGTGCTCAGTATATTTAAATTATGTATCCCCTTTCTCAATTGGATCATCTACTTGGAAATAAGAATCTCTACAATTCTCTGCCTTCTTTGCTATACCCAGGATCAATCAACAAAAAACAGGAATTTTATGATAATTGAACATGATTTATTAATCAAATTCCTTCCAACAATCAACATTTCTCACATAAGCCCCGTCCCTCACATGTAGGCCTCCCCTAAATATAAAAACAAACTTTGAACAGAATCCCCTGCCCACCATTTCAGTTGTTTTATTTTTACTAGGCTGCCAAACCATAGTATATATACATTTTTATTTTCCTCACCACACCACGCCCCCGCacattcacacacacacacacactccatTTCTAATTATGCTCTTGTTTTCCCATTTCAAGAAACCTCTTTGGTTCACCTTGGCTGACAAGTTTTCTCTTCTGAGCTTCAACATCCTCCCAATCCTCATGATCCTCAAATTTGCTCATTAAAGACAAGTAAACATTTTCTCTGAAAAACTTGACGAGGACCAAATAAAGAGAGACAGTAAGAACAGTGATTCCAACTAAATACCAACTGAATTGTATATTTACTAATGACTTTGCTCTTTCAAGTGCTTCCTTGTCATGGCATCTAACCACTTTACGCCCGTCTTCCGTGTTCAAAAAACAACCTTTCGCGATAAAATCCGGTGTCCAAAGCATGATACCTATGACCATCATCCAAATTCCTTGAAACATAATGCTGTAACATCTAACAAAACTGTTCAAGAAACTCTTTGGGAAAGGAATTCCCAGAAGGGTAGTGGCAAAAGACGAAAAAATGACAATTTGGAGAAGCCAATGGTATTGTCCTTCGACACCCATATGGTCAGTGGAATGAAGATGGAAGAGGAGGAGTTCTTGGAAAAAAGCAACAGCTCCAAGAAATAACGTAAGCCCATGTTGAGCTGGGGTTGAAGGGATGATTTTGTCCAATATTATTGAAAAGGCAGCATAGACAAAGAAATTAAGGGAAATATTTGCATGTTCAAAGTTATGGAGATGATATGAAGGAATGGTTCCATCAGAGTCTAGAGGTTGGTGTTTTGATGGACCAATGAAGAGCTCCATTGATATGGACAATAAGGTGCCAACCATAATCACAAAAAGCTCCGCATACCTGATGATTTCAAAAATACAATGAGTTAAGTGTTAAGAATCTTAAAAATTGAACTCGTCAAACTTAAACTCCTGAAACTGATCTGAATAGTCAagcaaagatatatatatatatatatatatatatattagttagTGTTAAGAATCTTAAAAGTTGAACTTGTCAAATTTAAATCCTAAAACTGCTCTTAATAATAATCAAAAAAACTCTAATCAAAGGTATAATATATAAGTTAAGTTGTAAGAATCTTAAATGTCGAACTCGCCAAACTTGAATCTTGAAACTGCATTGAATAATCAAGAAAAGAGCTAATCAAAAGTACAATATATAAGTGTTAAGAATCTTGAAACTCAAACTCGTCAAATTTAAATCCTAAAACTGCTctgattaataaaaaaaaaaactccaatcAAAAGTATAATAAATTTAAGTGTTAAGAATCTTAAAGGTCGAATTCATCAAATTTAAATCCTGAAATTGCTCTTGAGTAATCAATAAAAGCTATAACCAAAAGTACAATATACTACGTTAAGTTCTAAGTATCTTAAAAGTCGAATTCATCAAATTTAAATCCTGAAAGTACTGCTCCGAATGATCAAGAAAAGGTCTAATCAAAAGTACAATATATAAGTTAAGTGTTTACGATCTTAAAAGTCTAACTCGTCGTATTTAAATCCTGAAACTGTTCTGAATAATCAAGAAAAGCTGAAAATACCTGATTCTTGGAGCTGGGAACCATGGCAAGGAAGTGTAGGATTTTGGGTGCAGAGCATGTAATTTTGTGTGATTGAGCAAGTGCCAAATACCAATAAGAAAAAACCCAAACCCTGGTGCTACGTGCCCTACCAATGAGCCCATCTTTTTAGTTAACACAAAACTTAAGTGGTTCTGTTGCTAGTGTCTAGTCTTGTGGTTTTGGAGAAAGATAGTGAAGAGGAAAGATGGGGCAATGAGATGAGACGGGGGGAAAAGCGAGAGGGTTATATATACTGATGGCAAAAGGCATTATGCAGTATCTTTGTTCCCATATGTAAATAATTTTGACACAATATAGGGACTAAAAGATTATTCGAATTTTTACATGATAAATTTACTTTGATAATGTATTAGGATTTGAATAACTATTTAATAAGTTCCAAAGTTGCATTTTAATTGAGCCATCTGTTTCAAATTGTTTGGAATAATTTAACTCACACGAAATATTAGAAAGATAGGAAACTTTTCAAATAacggtcttaaacat
Coding sequences:
- the LOC132626423 gene encoding uncharacterized protein LOC132626423, with amino-acid sequence MGSLVGHVAPGFGFFLIGIWHLLNHTKLHALHPKSYTSLPWFPAPRIRYAELFVIMVGTLLSISMELFIGPSKHQPLDSDGTIPSYHLHNFEHANISLNFFVYAAFSIILDKIIPSTPAQHGLTLFLGAVAFFQELLLFHLHSTDHMGVEGQYHWLLQIVIFSSFATTLLGIPFPKSFLNSFVRCYSIMFQGIWMMVIGIMLWTPDFIAKGCFLNTEDGRKVVRCHDKEALERAKSLVNIQFSWYLVGITVLTVSLYLVLVKFFRENVYLSLMSKFEDHEDWEDVEAQKRKLVSQGEPKRFLEMGKQEHN